A region from the Haloarcula limicola genome encodes:
- a CDS encoding RIO1 family regulatory kinase/ATPase translates to MAFRRFLRGSVPWEQLEGVARAVLNRYGESSGRVVFLEADNWLSTPFVVEDRWFVKLITQQNSLVHALLTTGRNIGAFSSGTEGFFEHFGTPAQMAQHELEATERMRELGVNAPEPIEAFEHNGMGVLVFEYLRDFATLDDLPPEAVERHAPTVFDYLHRMHEDGLAHGDFRCENVLVADGELYFIDATSVREEAIADARAYDIACALGALEPLVGAHAAVDAAARHYTPEELLDADEFLDFVNIRPDHDFDAGAIRGAIEQYAS, encoded by the coding sequence ATGGCGTTTCGTCGGTTTCTCCGCGGGTCGGTCCCGTGGGAGCAACTGGAAGGAGTCGCGCGCGCGGTGCTCAACCGCTACGGCGAGTCGTCCGGCCGCGTCGTCTTCCTGGAGGCGGACAACTGGCTCTCGACGCCGTTCGTCGTCGAGGACCGCTGGTTCGTGAAGCTCATCACCCAGCAGAACTCGCTGGTCCACGCGCTGTTGACGACCGGCCGCAACATCGGCGCGTTCTCCTCGGGCACCGAGGGCTTCTTCGAGCACTTCGGGACGCCCGCCCAGATGGCCCAGCACGAACTCGAAGCGACCGAGCGGATGCGGGAACTGGGCGTGAACGCGCCCGAACCCATCGAGGCGTTCGAGCACAACGGGATGGGCGTGCTCGTCTTCGAGTACCTGCGGGACTTCGCCACGCTCGACGACCTGCCACCCGAGGCCGTCGAACGCCACGCGCCGACGGTGTTCGACTACCTCCACCGAATGCACGAGGACGGCCTCGCCCACGGCGACTTCCGCTGTGAGAACGTCCTCGTCGCCGACGGCGAACTCTACTTCATCGACGCGACCAGCGTCCGCGAGGAGGCCATCGCCGACGCGCGGGCCTACGACATCGCCTGCGCGCTGGGCGCGCTGGAACCGCTCGTCGGCGCGCACGCGGCGGTCGACGCGGCGGCCCGGCACTACACGCCCGAGGAACTGCTCGACGCCGACGAGTTTCTGGACTTCGTCAACATCCGCCCGGACCACGACTTCGACGCGGGGGCCATCCGCGGCGCGATCGAGCAGTACGCTAGCTGA
- a CDS encoding DMT family transporter produces the protein MTDADFADFDPRVGLAVAVLAVSTSAILVRASDAPASVAAFYRVAMTTLLVAPLALWRDPGAFSKLARRDLLAAAATGVALAVHFAAWFESLAWTSVAASVTLVQSQPLFVAVGAWALLDERIIRGTTVGILLAVGGIVVMSLGELLGGGVGPRPLYGNALALLGGVMAAAYVLAGRSLRQRFPLFPYVTVVYAVAAVCLFAFVLAGGHPVVDYAAREWVLFFLMAVGPGVFGHTVLNWALGHLESSLVSVSLLGEPVGSALLAFLLLSELPGAWTLAGGVVVLAGIGVTARSRTGVS, from the coding sequence GTGACCGACGCCGACTTCGCGGACTTCGACCCGCGGGTCGGCCTCGCCGTCGCGGTTCTCGCGGTCAGTACGAGCGCCATCCTCGTCAGAGCGAGCGACGCGCCCGCCAGCGTCGCGGCCTTCTACCGCGTGGCGATGACGACGCTGTTAGTGGCTCCGCTCGCGCTCTGGCGCGACCCGGGCGCGTTCTCGAAGCTCGCCCGCCGGGACCTGCTGGCGGCCGCGGCCACCGGCGTCGCCCTCGCGGTCCACTTCGCCGCGTGGTTCGAGAGCCTCGCGTGGACGAGCGTCGCCGCCTCGGTGACGCTCGTCCAGTCACAGCCCCTGTTCGTCGCCGTCGGCGCGTGGGCGCTGCTGGACGAGCGGATCATCCGCGGGACGACGGTCGGGATCCTGCTCGCCGTCGGCGGCATCGTCGTGATGTCGCTGGGCGAACTGCTCGGCGGCGGCGTCGGCCCGCGACCGCTGTACGGCAACGCGCTGGCGCTCCTCGGCGGGGTGATGGCCGCCGCCTACGTGCTGGCCGGGCGCTCGCTCCGCCAGCGGTTCCCGCTGTTCCCGTACGTCACCGTCGTCTACGCCGTCGCGGCTGTTTGCCTGTTCGCGTTCGTCCTCGCCGGCGGCCACCCGGTCGTCGACTACGCCGCTCGCGAGTGGGTTCTCTTCTTCCTGATGGCCGTCGGTCCGGGCGTGTTCGGCCACACGGTGCTCAACTGGGCGCTCGGCCACCTCGAATCGAGCCTCGTGAGCGTCTCGCTGCTGGGCGAACCCGTCGGGAGCGCGCTGCTGGCGTTTCTCCTGCTCTCGGAGCTACCGGGCGCGTGGACGCTCGCCGGGGGTGTCGTGGTCCTCGCGGGCATCGGCGTCACCGCGCGTTCCCGGACCGGCGTCAGCTAG
- a CDS encoding NAD(P)/FAD-dependent oxidoreductase translates to MTDVLVVGGGPAGLSAALFTAKNGLDTVVYDTDETWMHKAHLFNYLGIDSVDGSEFMEDARDQVEEFGVDLRESEVESVEESGDGFVATVDGEEVEAPYLVLATGADRGLAEELGCDFDGDVVDVNVSMETSVEDAYATGAMCRDQEWQAIISAGDGGAAALDILSKEEGEHFHDFDVPDDA, encoded by the coding sequence ATGACGGACGTACTCGTCGTCGGCGGTGGTCCCGCCGGTCTGAGCGCCGCACTGTTCACCGCGAAGAACGGGCTGGACACCGTCGTCTACGACACGGACGAGACGTGGATGCACAAGGCCCACCTGTTCAACTACCTCGGCATCGACTCCGTGGACGGCTCGGAGTTCATGGAGGACGCCCGCGATCAGGTCGAGGAGTTCGGCGTCGACCTGCGCGAGAGCGAGGTCGAGAGCGTCGAGGAGAGCGGCGACGGCTTCGTCGCTACCGTCGACGGAGAGGAGGTCGAGGCCCCGTATCTGGTGCTGGCGACCGGCGCGGACCGCGGGCTCGCCGAAGAGCTGGGCTGTGACTTCGACGGCGACGTGGTCGACGTGAACGTCTCGATGGAGACCAGCGTCGAGGACGCCTACGCCACCGGCGCGATGTGCCGCGACCAGGAGTGGCAGGCGATCATCTCCGCCGGCGACGGCGGCGCGGCCGCCCTCGACATCCTCTCGAAGGAGGAGGGCGAGCACTTCCACGACTTCGACGTGCCGGACGACGCGTAG
- a CDS encoding SRPBCC family protein, with amino-acid sequence MVVFEREVRVSAPLSEVWAFHSTSDGLVALTPDWMHLRVEETRGPDGDPNPEVLDEGAVVISTARPFGVGSRQRWVSEIVERRFDEDEGTAVFRDVMRDGPFPKWEHTHRFRADGDDATIVHDRVEYELPGGPLGRAVGPVGFLGMEPVFRYRHQRTKELLEG; translated from the coding sequence ATGGTCGTCTTCGAACGGGAGGTCCGCGTGTCCGCGCCGCTCTCCGAGGTCTGGGCGTTTCACTCCACGAGCGACGGCCTCGTGGCCCTCACTCCGGACTGGATGCACCTCCGCGTCGAGGAGACGCGCGGGCCCGATGGCGACCCGAACCCCGAGGTGCTCGACGAAGGGGCAGTCGTCATCTCCACGGCCCGACCGTTCGGCGTCGGCTCGCGCCAGCGCTGGGTCTCGGAGATCGTCGAGCGCCGCTTCGACGAGGACGAGGGCACCGCCGTGTTCCGGGACGTGATGCGAGACGGGCCGTTCCCGAAGTGGGAGCACACCCACCGCTTCCGAGCCGACGGCGACGACGCGACCATCGTCCACGACCGCGTCGAGTACGAGCTGCCGGGCGGCCCCCTCGGCCGCGCGGTGGGACCGGTCGGTTTCCTCGGGATGGAACCCGTGTTTCGGTACCGCCACCAGCGGACCAAGGAGCTACTGGAAGGCTGA
- a CDS encoding Glu/Leu/Phe/Val family dehydrogenase yields the protein MSDEVNPFESLQEQIDDAAGYLEYSPDVLDRLKNPERVLETNLSVEMDDGSIEVFRAYRSQFNGDRGPYKGGIRYHPNVSRDEVKALSGWMVYKCAAVGIPYGGGKGGIKIDPDDYSADEMERITRSFAEELRPLIGEDRDIPAPDVNTGQREMNWIKDTYETLENTTEPGVVTGKGQDSGGSAGRMEATGRSVMLTTREAFDYLGKDIEGATVAVQGYGNAGSVAARLIEDLGADVVAVSDSSGAVYDADGLDTRAAKDHKSETGSLAEFEGASEEFSNEELLTMDVDLLIPAALENAIDGDLAEEVQADIVVEAANGPLTPAADDVMTERDVAVFPDILANAGGVTVSYFEWVQNRQRFYWDEERVNDELERIITDAFDELVSTYESTDAPSFRTAMYVVAIERVATAAEEAGIWP from the coding sequence ATGTCTGACGAGGTAAATCCCTTCGAGAGCTTGCAGGAGCAGATCGACGACGCCGCCGGTTATCTCGAGTACTCGCCGGACGTGCTCGACCGCTTGAAAAACCCCGAGCGCGTGCTCGAGACGAACCTCTCGGTCGAGATGGACGACGGCTCTATCGAGGTGTTCCGCGCGTATCGCTCGCAGTTCAACGGCGACCGCGGCCCCTACAAGGGCGGCATCCGCTATCACCCGAACGTCTCTCGCGACGAGGTGAAGGCTCTCTCCGGGTGGATGGTCTACAAGTGTGCCGCCGTCGGCATCCCCTACGGCGGCGGGAAAGGCGGCATCAAGATCGACCCCGACGACTACTCGGCCGACGAGATGGAGCGCATCACCCGGTCGTTCGCCGAGGAGCTCCGCCCGCTCATCGGCGAGGACCGCGACATCCCCGCGCCGGACGTCAACACCGGTCAGCGCGAGATGAACTGGATCAAGGACACCTACGAGACCCTAGAGAACACGACCGAACCCGGCGTCGTCACCGGGAAGGGACAGGATTCCGGCGGGAGCGCCGGCCGGATGGAGGCCACCGGGCGGTCGGTGATGCTGACGACCCGCGAGGCCTTCGACTACCTCGGGAAGGACATCGAGGGCGCGACCGTCGCCGTCCAGGGCTACGGCAACGCGGGGTCCGTCGCCGCGCGGCTCATCGAAGACCTCGGCGCGGACGTCGTCGCCGTCTCCGACTCCTCGGGCGCGGTGTACGACGCCGACGGGCTCGACACGCGAGCGGCGAAAGACCACAAGAGCGAGACGGGCTCGCTCGCCGAGTTCGAGGGGGCGAGCGAGGAGTTCTCCAACGAGGAACTGCTGACGATGGACGTCGACCTGCTGATCCCGGCGGCGCTGGAGAACGCCATCGACGGCGATCTCGCCGAGGAAGTGCAGGCGGACATCGTCGTCGAGGCGGCCAACGGCCCGCTGACGCCGGCGGCCGACGACGTGATGACCGAGCGGGACGTCGCCGTCTTCCCGGACATCCTGGCCAACGCCGGCGGCGTCACGGTCTCGTACTTCGAGTGGGTCCAGAACCGCCAGCGCTTCTACTGGGACGAGGAGCGCGTCAACGACGAGCTCGAACGGATCATCACGGACGCCTTCGATGAGCTCGTCTCGACCTACGAGAGCACCGACGCGCCGAGCTTCCGCACCGCGATGTACGTCGTCGCCATCGAGCGGGTCGCCACCGCCGCCGAGGAAGCGGGCATCTGGCCCTGA
- a CDS encoding pyridoxamine 5'-phosphate oxidase family protein, giving the protein MPSIPEAYHDLFEKPTFAHVVTMLPDGRPHSTPVWVDYDAEGDRLLVNTERHRRKAKNVENDPTVAASMTDPENPYRFLSITGEVDKVTTEGAREHIDELAKRYMGEDEYPNPIQTERIVLRIRADEVFTGG; this is encoded by the coding sequence GTGCCATCGATACCCGAGGCGTACCACGACCTGTTCGAGAAGCCGACGTTCGCCCACGTCGTGACTATGCTACCCGACGGGAGGCCCCACTCGACGCCCGTCTGGGTCGACTACGACGCCGAGGGCGACCGCCTGCTCGTCAACACCGAACGGCATCGACGGAAGGCGAAGAACGTCGAGAACGACCCGACGGTCGCCGCGAGCATGACCGACCCCGAGAACCCGTATCGGTTCCTCTCGATAACGGGGGAAGTCGACAAGGTGACGACCGAGGGCGCACGCGAGCACATCGACGAACTGGCGAAGCGGTACATGGGCGAAGACGAGTATCCGAACCCGATCCAAACAGAGCGGATCGTCCTCCGCATCCGCGCCGACGAAGTGTTCACGGGCGGGTAG
- a CDS encoding HpcH/HpaI aldolase/citrate lyase family protein has product MPRRSILFSPGDDAGKLRKAPETNADVVVFDLEDAVVPDRKPAARKTVHDALSDVFPADCEVCVRVNPVDEGAAEDLAVVLDGPTPDSVMLPKTSDADDARRLAELLADAGVDCPILALVESAAGVLHAEEIAAAEAVEALIFGAEDLAGDIGATRTEDGSEVEHARQHVVLAARAADVTPIDTHFPSYTDDEGLQREAKRALQLGYDGKLAIHPAQATIINEVFTPTPARVEWAERILAARDEAGGGVFVVDGEMIDAPQIRQAERVLERANAGRE; this is encoded by the coding sequence ATGCCCCGTCGTAGCATCCTCTTTTCCCCCGGCGACGACGCCGGGAAACTGCGGAAGGCACCGGAGACGAACGCCGACGTGGTAGTCTTCGACCTCGAAGACGCCGTCGTTCCCGACCGGAAACCCGCGGCCCGGAAGACCGTCCACGACGCGCTCTCTGACGTGTTCCCGGCCGACTGCGAGGTCTGCGTTCGCGTCAACCCGGTCGACGAGGGCGCGGCCGAGGATCTCGCCGTGGTCCTCGACGGCCCGACGCCGGACAGCGTGATGCTCCCGAAGACGAGCGACGCCGACGACGCACGTCGGCTCGCGGAGCTGTTGGCGGACGCGGGCGTCGACTGTCCGATACTGGCCCTCGTCGAGTCCGCGGCGGGCGTCCTCCACGCCGAGGAGATCGCCGCCGCCGAGGCCGTCGAAGCGCTGATATTCGGGGCCGAGGACCTCGCCGGCGACATCGGTGCGACCCGGACTGAGGACGGGAGCGAAGTCGAGCACGCGCGCCAGCACGTCGTCCTCGCGGCGCGGGCCGCGGACGTGACGCCCATCGACACGCACTTCCCCTCCTACACCGACGACGAGGGGCTCCAGCGAGAGGCGAAGCGCGCGCTCCAGTTGGGTTACGACGGGAAACTCGCCATCCACCCGGCGCAGGCGACCATCATCAACGAGGTGTTCACGCCGACGCCCGCGCGGGTCGAGTGGGCCGAGCGCATCCTCGCGGCGCGCGACGAGGCGGGCGGCGGCGTCTTCGTCGTCGACGGCGAGATGATCGACGCGCCGCAGATCCGGCAGGCCGAACGGGTCTTAGAGCGGGCGAACGCCGGCCGCGAGTGA
- a CDS encoding MaoC family dehydratase, which yields MTGLYYEEFEEGETIRHGKRRTISESDNQRFCDLTMNQQPLHLDAEFAGETQFGERLVNGLYTMSLAVGLTIPDTTDGTIVANLSYDDVEHPAPVFHGDTIRAETTVTGTRLTSDEERGVVTMRVDVYKGDDTLVCTFERTALVERKPE from the coding sequence ATGACAGGCCTCTATTACGAGGAGTTCGAGGAGGGCGAGACCATCCGTCACGGGAAACGGCGGACGATAAGCGAGAGCGACAACCAGCGCTTCTGCGACCTGACGATGAACCAGCAGCCGCTCCACTTGGACGCCGAGTTCGCCGGCGAGACGCAGTTCGGCGAGCGACTGGTCAACGGGCTCTACACGATGTCGCTGGCGGTGGGCCTGACGATCCCGGACACGACGGACGGCACCATCGTCGCCAACCTCTCCTACGACGACGTGGAGCACCCCGCGCCGGTGTTCCACGGCGATACGATCCGCGCCGAGACGACGGTGACCGGGACGCGACTCACCAGCGACGAGGAACGCGGCGTCGTCACGATGCGGGTCGACGTCTACAAGGGGGACGACACGCTCGTCTGCACGTTCGAGCGGACCGCGCTGGTCGAGCGGAAACCGGAGTGA
- a CDS encoding CPBP family intramembrane glutamic endopeptidase, with protein MFTPMVAGLVAVLTSDISLSTVGLRLGRPRWLAAAALVALPLVGLTLVLSLAVPGVSFDPAANPLPGVPLPGGVAGLLAVFGVVLVAGVTINAVFAFGEEFGWRGYLLWELAPLGFWKASLSIGALWGLWHAPVILDGYNFPSFPVVGVGMMALACVAFSPLYTYLVVRADSVFAAALLHGVFNGSAGFVAVYARSDSELVAQLVASPVGLAGAAVFGLAAALLAVRGTPELTRETLGGPAPASTAD; from the coding sequence ATGTTCACGCCGATGGTCGCCGGTCTCGTCGCCGTGCTCACCAGCGATATCTCGCTGTCGACGGTCGGTCTGCGACTCGGGCGGCCGCGGTGGCTGGCCGCCGCGGCGCTGGTCGCGCTGCCGCTCGTCGGCCTGACGCTCGTCCTCTCGCTCGCGGTCCCCGGCGTGTCCTTCGACCCGGCGGCGAATCCGCTGCCGGGCGTCCCGCTCCCCGGCGGCGTGGCCGGCCTGCTCGCCGTTTTCGGGGTCGTCCTGGTCGCCGGAGTGACGATCAACGCTGTCTTCGCCTTCGGCGAGGAGTTCGGCTGGCGCGGCTACCTGCTGTGGGAACTCGCGCCGCTGGGGTTCTGGAAGGCGTCGCTCTCCATCGGCGCGCTGTGGGGTCTCTGGCACGCGCCCGTCATCCTCGACGGCTACAACTTCCCGTCGTTTCCGGTGGTCGGCGTCGGGATGATGGCGCTCGCCTGCGTCGCGTTCTCCCCGCTCTACACCTATCTCGTCGTGCGCGCCGACTCGGTCTTCGCGGCGGCGCTTCTACACGGCGTCTTCAACGGCTCCGCCGGGTTCGTGGCGGTGTACGCGCGGTCCGACAGCGAGCTAGTCGCGCAACTGGTCGCCAGTCCGGTCGGTCTCGCGGGGGCCGCCGTGTTCGGGCTCGCGGCGGCGCTGCTGGCGGTCCGCGGGACGCCGGAACTCACTCGTGAGACGCTCGGCGGGCCTGCCCCCGCTTCGACGGCCGACTGA